The Rufibacter sp. DG15C region CCCTAGTGAGTTGGCCGCAACGCGTGCGCAGTATGGCCGCTGGTTTAAGATGATACAGGAGGCAGGGTTTAACACCATCAGGCTGTACACCTTGCATCATCCGCGGTTCTATGAGGTGCTGGACTCATTTAACACCGCCAATCCGCAGCGTCCCCTGTTCTTCTTCCAAGGCATCTGGCTAGAAGAGGAGATTCCTAATTATGACGAGGACCTGTATTCTCTGACGCCCTATTTTGACAAAGAGATTGAAGAAGACGTGGACTGCGTGCACGGCAACCGCACCATTGCTCCCCGGTTAGGGAAAGCGCATGGTGTTTACAAAACAGACGCCTCTAAATGGCTGATGGGCTACATCATAGGACGTGAAGTACACCCCGGCGAGGTCCTGCATACCAATGAGAAACATGCCCAAGACACCCAGTACCAAGGCCGTTTCCTGTCCATCCAAAACACCAGACCCACCGAGGCCTGGATGACCAAGCGCCTGGACAATGTTCTGGCCCGGGAACAGGATCTCTACAAAACCCAACACCCGGTAAGCTTCTCCAGTTGGCCCACGCTAGACCCCATGAAGCATCCCCAGGAAGCCAACCAGTATGAAGATGCGGCAGCCGTAGACCTGTCCACTATTGACATTTCTAAGGCCAAGGCCGGTTATTTCGCTAGTTACCATGCTTATCCGTATTACCCAGATTTTGTAAGCAAGGACCCTGCCTATGGAGGTTCCAAAGACTATCTGGGCCAGAACTCTTACGTGGGCTACCTCTCCGATCTCAAGAAGCACTACAAGAACATCCCCCTAATCATTGCCGAGTATGGCGTGCCGTCCAGCTGGGGCGTGGCGCATTACGCACAAAGCGGCATGAACCACGGGGGCTTTGATGAACAAGCCCAAGGCGAAAGTAACTTGCGTCTTTTACAGAACATGGAGCAGACCAACCTGGGCGGCGGCATGCAATTCTCTTGGATAGATGAATGGTTCAAACGCACCTGGATCACAGATGAGATGGACTTTGACATCAACCGAAGAATCCTCTGGCACAATGTAACCTCCGCTGAACAAAACTTCGGGTTGGTGGGGTTTAAAAAGCCGGGGCCCGCTGTACGGCCTTGGACAAGCTTCTGTGCCACCTGCCCGGCACCTTCACTAGACGCTGGCGCAGACTATACCTTTTTTAACTTACGCCTGAACACCGGCCAACCGCTGGGCCTCATGGACACCGTCTGGGTGGCCCTGGATACGTATGACGCCAACCTAGGCGAATCTCAACTACCTAATGGCAAAACCCTTACCAACAGATCTGAATTCCTGTTGATGATCACTCAATACAAAGCAGAGTTGTATGTGACGGAAGCCTATGACCTGTTCGGGATTTGGCACAACACGGCCACGCCTGAGCAATTGTTCAGGTCTACGGCCACAGACGGCAAGCCCTGGAAACTGGTGAGATGGCGCAATAATACTGGGGAGCAGGAAGTGCAGTTCATTGGAGATTTGCGCGTGAACCGCTTGGGCCTGCCGGGTACCAGCATGGACGCCGTCATTTTAAACGAGAGTTCTATTGACATCAAGCTTCCCTGGACGCTCATCAACTTTACAGACCCCAGCACCTTGACCGTGATGCATGATGACCGCTCAACCCGGGGCCGCGAGGTGCGCGTTTCTGATGGGATTTCGGCTTCCGTTTTCTATAAAGGCAGTATGCATACCACTCCATCCAGATTTACCTGGGAGCCTTGGAACCACACCCTAGACGTACAGGAGTACACCAAAGCCTCTTATGAGATAGCCAAGAAGAACCTGCGTAATCTGCCCGGCAACCCCATTGCCCGCTGCGACCGTTACATAGTGCAAGCCAATAAAATAAACCAAGTATTGACCAACCAAGGCGTCCTCAAAAACGACTTGGCCTTGGATGGTGGCAACCTGGAGGCAGTACTTGAAAAATCTCCCGCCACCGGGCAACTAATCCTCTTCAGTGACGGTGGTTTCACCTACGTGCCCGAAGAAGGCAAGACCGGGCCCGTCTCTTTCATCTACAAAGTAATTTCGGGGGCTTATGCTTCTGTGCCCGTGACCGTAGAATTATCTGTGGAAGGCGATTTAAGCGGAGATGGCTTCTCTAAAGTCTATCCTAACCCAACTTCAGGGGACGTAAGCATAGAAGCCAGAACCGTGGTAGACAAGTTGGAGATTTATACCGCAACTGGTCAATTGGTCAGCAGCTTCCAGATCAAGGCCAAAGCCACCAAAATAAACTTAGACACCCTGGCCGCCGGACTATATGTGGTCAAGCTATACTCAGGCAAAGAAGTAGTGACCAAGAAACTGGTCATTCAGAACTAATCGAATTCTGCGTCGTTTTTGGCCTGTTTTCCAGAAAACAGGCCAAAAACAGAAATCCAACAAAAAAGCACCTGACAATCCAACAGGTGCTTTTTTTATGGGCTTAGGCTACTGGTTGGTGCTGGGCCCGCAGTTGCTTGACACGGTCCTCAAAAAGGTCTGGCGTTTCTTCTTTGTAGACTACTTCTTCAAACAGTTGCATTAGTTCTGGCTCATGGGTGGCCCTAGCGGTTTTGCGCACGTCTATGTACACAAACTTGGTCCAAAGCACGGCCTTCAGTTTTTCTTTCTTCTCGTCCAGCATCACGTGCTCTACCAACATGCTGGTATCCGTCACCCGTATGATGCTGGTCTGGATTGTCACCAATTCCCGCACCACGGCCGGTTGCAGGTACACTATCTGGTTCTGGCCCACCACCCAGGCTCTCCCAGTCTTCCGGAAAAAGGCGTGAATGTCCAGGCCATAGGCTTCTTCTACCTGGTCCTCGCGCGCGTTCTGGAAGTAGTTGAGAAAGGCGCTGTTATTGAGGTGCCCAAATGGATCACAGTGGTCAAACCGAATGCGGGTCTGGCTTTCTAGGAGGACGGGTCTGGGGGACGTGGTTTCTTTTATCATAGTGTTAGCAGTTTATCTTGAATTAATTTCTTCGTTAAAAATCTCCTAGCTCTTGTTGTAGCCAGCGCTCCAATTGAAGCAATACTGTTTGAAGTGGCTTAGAGTCATTGTAGGCTTTGCCCAGCAGAATGGCGCCCTCTACCGTGGCCACAAAAAAGGTGGCCATCTCATTTGCGTTAGCCGATGCCTTGAAATGCCCCTGCTCTTTGCCCAGTTCCAACAGTTTGTAAATGCCTTTGTGCAAGCGGTTGAGTACTACCAGTACCCGTGCATGCAGGGCTGGCTGGTTGTCATCAGCTTCTACTATGGTGTTGAGCACAGGGCAGCCGCCCGCCAGTACGGGTTTGGTGAGGTAGGTATGGTAAAACTGCAAGAGTGCCCGTAGTCTTTGGCCGGCATGTTCAAACGGAGCCATGGCCTCTCCTACTTTGTCAATCAAGACCTGCGCGGCATATTCAAAAGCCTCCACGGCCAACTCTTCTTTACTAGAAAAATGCCCATACAGACAGCCTTTGGTGACGCCAGTCGCCTCCATCAAATCTTGGTAGGACGTCCCCGCGAAGCCTTTTACATTAAACAATTCGGCCGCCTGCGCAATGATGCGCTGACGCGTTTGTTCGGCTTTAGGAGTTAGTGGCGCTTTCATGAATGCAAAATAAACCAATCGGTATATTTTATCCAAATTTATTTTCTAAGCTCAAATTCTGGCAGGAACGCTAGACTTGCCCAATAGGCGTTTTTGGCATATTTTCTGGAAAACAAGCCAAAAACGGTTGGCGGGTGTACAGTACTTCCTTTGAGATTCTGGGTGGTTCACATGTATGCTGCATATAAAATCTGCCGTCTATTGCAATGACCAGCATCACCTCACCCGTCATCTCTGCTCATCTAATTCTGACGATACACATGGGTACCTTGCAGGCAGCATTTCAGCTATTTGAACCACTTATTGCCTACTTTATCATGATTGCCACTTCTTCGCCGCACTCCTTCCATATCCCGGTCATGGGATTGGCCTTCTCCATTGACTCTCCTTTAAAAGTGGCCCGCTATGGCATCTCGTCGGTGCTGTCGTTGGCAGATGATAAACTCCTGGAGGACATGCGGCAATACTATGCGGCGCTCTACCAGAAGCCGTACGCGCCCATCTCTGAGAAGCAGGAAGACTACCGCGCCCAACGGGTGACCGCTTATCTGAATCTAGTGGATGCACTGGTGCAGGATCAGTTGGAAAAAGTGAAGCAAGAAGAGTTTGCGCCCGGCACGCAGCTGACCAAGTATTTTGAGCTGCTGCCAGATGCCTCTGCCTTGCGCGTGTTATACCAACAGATGCTCCAGACCACAGATGAGCCGTACCGTCAGTTCTTGCAAGACCAACTGCGCGAGGCGCTGGTGCCCGGCAGCATTGACGTGAACATCATGACCAAGGTGGACAAGACCAATTATGCGCCAGACGGAACGGCCCTGCCATCTGAATATTCAGATGCGCTAGCGGCTTTGCGCGGGTATGCCCAGAGTACGGTGCGCTCTTCTATTGTTTTCTCGGCGGGCATGAACCCCAGGCTGTTCAGTTACCTGGAGCAGTTCCCATGTTTTTTACCAGACGCCGAGGGGCAGTTTGAAAAGCAGGTAATTATCAAGGTGAGCGATTACCGGTCGGCGGCGGTGCAGGGTAAGATATTGGCCAAGAAAGGTGTTTGGGTGTCTGAGTTCAGGATTGAGTCTGGCTTGAATTGCGGGGGCCACGCCTTCGCGACGGATGGATTACTGCTGGGACCAATTCTGGAGGAGTTCAAAACCAATAGAAGCTCCTTGCAGGCCGAGCTCTGGACCATGTGCCAACAAGCGCTTGGCAACAAAGGGATTGCATTCACAAGTGCCGCGCCACAGCAAAGAATCACGGTGCAGGGCGGCATCGGGACGGCGGCAGAGCATAGCTTCCTGTTAGAACATTACGGCCTGAACGCGACGGGCTGGGGAACGCCTTTCCTGCTGGTCCCCGAAGCTAGCACCGTAGATGCCACCACCTTGACGCAACTGGCCCAAGCCCGCGCCGAGGATTTGTACCTAAGCCCCATCTCACCGCTGGGCGTACCCTTCAATGCTTTGCGTGGCACCACCAGCGAGCAACTCACCCATGCCCGTATTGACAAAGACAAACCAGGCAGTCCCTGCATCAAGAAACACCTGGTCTCCAACACTGAATTCGGCGAGGAGCCACTGTGCACGGCCTCTAGAAAATACCAGCGTCGCAAACTAGAACAACTGGCCCAACAAGAACTCACTCCTGCCAAGTTTGAGCTTGAGAAGGGTAAAGTCTTGGCCAAAGAATGTCTATGCGAAGGCCTGGCCAACACGGCTTCTCTGCTCTATAACCTGGGTAAGAAGGCCATCAACAAACCTGTGGCCATTTGCCCGGGTCCTAATCTGGCTTTCTTCTCGGGCATCTTCAAACTACAGGAAATGGTGGACCATATCTACGGCAGGTTTAACGCACTTAACCAAGCGTACCGGCCGCACATGTTCATCAATGAACTCAAACTGTACATTGACTTCTGGAAAAATAAAAAGGCCGAGCAACTGGAATCCTTAACCGACAAGCAGGAAAAGTACCTGCAGACCTTCTGGCAGAACCTGCAGCAAGGCATTCATTACTACAAGCAACTGCTGCCTAGCCTGTTCACTTCTGAGGAACTGGAGCGCCGCGTGGTGATGCTGGAAGAGCTCCTAGAAGCCGAAGACCAATTACTACAGGCCGCCTTGGTGCGCGTACATTAGATGAGCAGCATCCTCATTAGACTAACCCGCCGCTTTACTTTTGAAGCTGCCCATGCTTTAGATCATTATGACGGCGCTTGCCGGCATATTCACGGCCACTCCTATAAATTAGAAGTGACTGTTTTGGGAAAGCCCTTGCAAGACGAGGAGCATCCAAAAGACGGCATGGTCCTGGACTTCGGGGAGTTAAAGAAATTGGTCTCTAGCTATGTGCTGCAAGACTTTGACCATGCCTTGATATTACAAAAAGACAGTGACCTCGCGCTAATTGAGCTGCTACAGGTGCAAGGCCACAAACTGCTGCTCACCGCATGGCAACCCACCTGTGAGAACATGCTGCTGCACATAAAAGACCAGCTTCAGCCGCAGTTGCCTGAGCATGTTACTTTGCATAGCCTTAAACTTTGGGAGACGGAGAATGCCTACGGCGAATGGCACGCGGCAGACAATGCATAGCTTAATATGCGCTATCCGTTTTTAGGCTGTTTTCCAGAAAACAGCCTAAAAACGGCCTGCGCTTGGTGTATGAACAGCGTTTGAGGTTCTACTTACTTCCTGTAGCCCTCGGCGTGTTCCGCCATAATCACTTGGATGTCTTCTGGCCCAATAGGCTTGTGTAACAGGTCTGCCACCAGGGGGTAGTCCTTGATGCGCTTGGTGTCTGTGAAATCCAGGGAAGAGGTGAGAATATAGATCCGGCAGGTGTTCAGGAGCTGGTTCTCATACGGCTTGATGGTATCCAGGAACTCCCAACCGTTCATGCCGGGCATGTTCAAATCCAGAAAAATGACTTGGGGGCTTTCCTTTATACCAGTTGCACCTACCAGTTTATCCAGAGCGTCTTCAGCGGAATGGAAGGTTTGGATGTCCTCAGAAAAATTTTCCAGGCGCAGGGTTTGGGCAGTAATGAAAATACTGATGTGGTCATCGTCAATTAAGTACGTCTTCATGCCCCGTTAATCAAGATGTAACGTGAAGGTGGTACCCACATTTAACTCACTGTCAATATCAATGGTGCCGCCCAAAGACTCTACGTGCGTTTTCACCAGGAAAAGACCTATGCCCCGGCCCTCAATGTTTCTATGAAAGCGCTTGTACAGGGTAAAGACGTCCTCCCGCACTTTGTTCAGGTCCATGCCAGAACCGTTGTCTGAAAAATTAAACAAAGTACCGCCCGCAGGCGTGGCACTGCACTGAATAGAAACCTGCAAAGCGCGCTCCTTTGACCGGTACTTGATGGCGTTTGACAATAAATTATAGACAATGCTGTAGAGGTAGGCCTTTTTGGCGGGCAGCGTATAGTCTTTGGGTATCTGCACCTCTATGGTGCCGCCGCAGTTTTGCAGCGACTCCTGTAAACTGGAGATAACCTGTTGGCATACATCGCCTAGCCGCACCGGTTCTTTTTCAACGGTGTCTTGGTTGTCCCTTATAGAGAGAATGAGGTTGACGTCTTTGATGATGGTGTCCAACTGAAACACAGAAGCTCGTACCTGGCTTAATAGAGGGTCAAAACCGGCATCTTCCTTCTTTAACCGGGTCAGCAGGTTAGAAAGCCCCAAGGCGTTGGCCACCGGCGCCCGCAGGTTGTGCGAGACAATGTAGGTAAACTGCTGCAAATCACGGGTCTGCCGGTAAAGGTCTTCGGTGAGTTTGACCAAAGCCAACTCCTCTTTCTTTTTGGAGGTGATGTCCCGCACAGAGACTACGTACTGCTCTACCAGTCCTTCAGAGTCTAGTACAGGAGAAACTTCCAAGGCCCACCAAGCGGTCTGTTGGCTATTTACTGCCACCGGTATGTCTACCGCAACTGGTTTTGCTAAGTGTATCTGGTCCTTAAGGCTTTGCGCCTCTTCCTGGTCTACGCCTGCACGCACCAACAATCCAAAGAAGCCTTGTCCGATTGCCCGAGGAAGGTCAAGTTGGGTTAGTTGCAAGAATCCTTCATTGGCCCATTGCACACGCAACTCTGTGCTTAATAGCGCCAGGCCCTGTCCTAGGTGCGCTGCTACCAGAGCGGCTGGCCCTAAAGAGACTGCCATTTTTGGCACCAGGGCTTCTGGAGGTATGATTTGAAAGGAAGAATCATGAGAAATTGAGATTGGGGGATTTTTCTGCAATGTCATAAAGGTGTTTTACCTGCTTACTTCTTGCCATGGTATCTGATTTGCCAATAGCCACAGATAAGATATTACCCTATGTTGTAGCCCTAAAAACAAATCACATTCTGCTCTGCGCAAACTAAGCGCAGCAGGTAACCAAGGGAAGGTCAAGAATGAAAAGCCCTAGCTTAGAAGTTAAATGAAACCACAGAAAATTGGTCTGCCTGGACTAGACATTTCTCCGTCATTCTCACTACTTCAACGCATGGTAGGCTTACCATGTAAGCATGTCGTTAATGTATAACCAAAGCTATTTATGAAAATTTAATTTTTATAACAACCCGCCTCGGGCATTTCAGATATAATTACAAAATTTAACTATTAAAATCCACCAAACTAGCCATTAAAGGCTCATTCTTAATTAACTTAAGTCATATGAACACAATCCTATACTTGTACTTTCCCAATTATTTATTTTCAGAAGGGAGTTTAAATCATAAGTGGCTCAGCAAGACAGAGCTATTTTAAATCTATTTAATTGATAACTGCAAAATCCTAAATTACTGTTTACCTAAGCAGACAAATAACTAAACAGAGAACAAATCCATTAAAAGGTACTTTTCCATTTTTAGGCTACTTTCCATAAAACAGACCAAAAACAATTACCTCCTGATTATTCCTCAGACAAAATATAACTTAAAATTAACACCCACCTCTCAATCATTCAATTACCCGCCTTAAACCCTTCTATACTATATTTACAGCAGACGTTTTAATTCTCTGTATTTAAAAGAATTGCATTTAAGGACTTTATATGTTTAGAGTTTACATAAATAGCAGTTCCGGTTTTCAAATATGAACTTATATAGGTAGTTTTACCTTTCCCCTCAATAGTTAATCAGGTAATAAGTGGTTTACGCCCTTCTCTCATAAAGCCAGTATGCAATTTCCTGGCTATTGAGGAGCATGAAAGCCACTTTTGAAGTTGGAAAATACCCGTGGACGCAGAATATTTACTTGAGGCCTTGTACCAGTTGTTTTCTGAGTTTTGTGAGGCGTATGATGCCACGCATTATCCGGTCACCGACTTGGAGCTGTATGTAGAGGAGTCTGCCACGCTACTGGAGAACTGGCTTGTGCTCAAACCCCAAGACACCAAACTCACCCGCCGTACCTGGGCCATCCTTAAACTGGCCTTACAACAGGCCAAAAAACTAACTCCTGAGGAAGCCAAAGAGCATTTGTCCAGAGAGGCGAGCGTCACCTTAGAGCTTTTCCTACAACTAAGAAGCACTTGACCTAAATCTTGGCTATAAACTCATCGTCATCTAAGCATCTTGTTTTTAACAGTTTACAGCGTCAATCACGTATGACAAATTTGTGGCCGTTCTGGAAGTAACCAACAGAAGGAATAAATCTTTTCCTGGGCGGGCATAATCTTTCTTGTAGTACCAATTATCTAATAGCTATTCTTTAAATTGGAAATATAATACCCTTTTATCCTATATTAAATCTAAAATTAAACCCTTGTCTACGTAAACACAGATGAAGATACTTCCCCCAAGTGTTCATTTAGAAAAACTAAGCAGGCATTCCAGAGACATTCTCTGCACGCTAGACCAGGCGGGCAACATTTACTTTATCAATGAGGCCGTTACGTTCATTTTAGGGTATAGCCCCGAAGAAGTGGTAGGAAAATCTAACCGCCATTTTGTGCACCCAGAAGACGTAAAAAGCACAGCCAAAACCATACAGCGCTTTATTGAGGCAGAGCATCCAGAGGCAGTTGAAAATCCTATCATTGAAAACCGGTGCGTTCATAAAAATGGACAGGTGATTCCTATGGAATGGACCGCCACCTGGTCACCAGAAGAGAATTTCCTTTTTTGCGTGGGCAGGGACGTCACCAAGCAAAACCAGGTAAGGCAGGTCTTCCATGAAAAAGTAGAAGTACACCGGGCCCTTGCCCAACAAGGCGCCGACATGCTGGCTTTGTTGGATAAAGACGCATATTTCACGTACAGTGGCGGGTCTACGGCCAAAGTGTTAGGCTATGCACCCCAAGATCTGGTAGGCAAAAGCGTTTTTGAGATTCTCCATGAAGAGGACGCCCAAAGAGCCCAAGAGGTGCTGGAGCAGTTGGCTACTAGCCAAGAGACCATCAAGGTGTCTGACTTGCGCATTA contains the following coding sequences:
- a CDS encoding T9SS type A sorting domain-containing protein; translated protein: MKSLRVSTVLFLLSFLLFSQVARAQEDCNLPNSIPFSTNSKSLTMWNGEQYVPLFIKGVNLGVAVPGTYPSELAATRAQYGRWFKMIQEAGFNTIRLYTLHHPRFYEVLDSFNTANPQRPLFFFQGIWLEEEIPNYDEDLYSLTPYFDKEIEEDVDCVHGNRTIAPRLGKAHGVYKTDASKWLMGYIIGREVHPGEVLHTNEKHAQDTQYQGRFLSIQNTRPTEAWMTKRLDNVLAREQDLYKTQHPVSFSSWPTLDPMKHPQEANQYEDAAAVDLSTIDISKAKAGYFASYHAYPYYPDFVSKDPAYGGSKDYLGQNSYVGYLSDLKKHYKNIPLIIAEYGVPSSWGVAHYAQSGMNHGGFDEQAQGESNLRLLQNMEQTNLGGGMQFSWIDEWFKRTWITDEMDFDINRRILWHNVTSAEQNFGLVGFKKPGPAVRPWTSFCATCPAPSLDAGADYTFFNLRLNTGQPLGLMDTVWVALDTYDANLGESQLPNGKTLTNRSEFLLMITQYKAELYVTEAYDLFGIWHNTATPEQLFRSTATDGKPWKLVRWRNNTGEQEVQFIGDLRVNRLGLPGTSMDAVILNESSIDIKLPWTLINFTDPSTLTVMHDDRSTRGREVRVSDGISASVFYKGSMHTTPSRFTWEPWNHTLDVQEYTKASYEIAKKNLRNLPGNPIARCDRYIVQANKINQVLTNQGVLKNDLALDGGNLEAVLEKSPATGQLILFSDGGFTYVPEEGKTGPVSFIYKVISGAYASVPVTVELSVEGDLSGDGFSKVYPNPTSGDVSIEARTVVDKLEIYTATGQLVSSFQIKAKATKINLDTLAAGLYVVKLYSGKEVVTKKLVIQN
- a CDS encoding thioesterase family protein; the encoded protein is MIKETTSPRPVLLESQTRIRFDHCDPFGHLNNSAFLNYFQNAREDQVEEAYGLDIHAFFRKTGRAWVVGQNQIVYLQPAVVRELVTIQTSIIRVTDTSMLVEHVMLDEKKEKLKAVLWTKFVYIDVRKTARATHEPELMQLFEEVVYKEETPDLFEDRVKQLRAQHQPVA
- a CDS encoding TetR/AcrR family transcriptional regulator, with the protein product MKAPLTPKAEQTRQRIIAQAAELFNVKGFAGTSYQDLMEATGVTKGCLYGHFSSKEELAVEAFEYAAQVLIDKVGEAMAPFEHAGQRLRALLQFYHTYLTKPVLAGGCPVLNTIVEADDNQPALHARVLVVLNRLHKGIYKLLELGKEQGHFKASANANEMATFFVATVEGAILLGKAYNDSKPLQTVLLQLERWLQQELGDF
- a CDS encoding 6-carboxytetrahydropterin synthase translates to MSSILIRLTRRFTFEAAHALDHYDGACRHIHGHSYKLEVTVLGKPLQDEEHPKDGMVLDFGELKKLVSSYVLQDFDHALILQKDSDLALIELLQVQGHKLLLTAWQPTCENMLLHIKDQLQPQLPEHVTLHSLKLWETENAYGEWHAADNA
- a CDS encoding two-component system response regulator: MKTYLIDDDHISIFITAQTLRLENFSEDIQTFHSAEDALDKLVGATGIKESPQVIFLDLNMPGMNGWEFLDTIKPYENQLLNTCRIYILTSSLDFTDTKRIKDYPLVADLLHKPIGPEDIQVIMAEHAEGYRK
- a CDS encoding ATP-binding protein; translation: MAVSLGPAALVAAHLGQGLALLSTELRVQWANEGFLQLTQLDLPRAIGQGFFGLLVRAGVDQEEAQSLKDQIHLAKPVAVDIPVAVNSQQTAWWALEVSPVLDSEGLVEQYVVSVRDITSKKKEELALVKLTEDLYRQTRDLQQFTYIVSHNLRAPVANALGLSNLLTRLKKEDAGFDPLLSQVRASVFQLDTIIKDVNLILSIRDNQDTVEKEPVRLGDVCQQVISSLQESLQNCGGTIEVQIPKDYTLPAKKAYLYSIVYNLLSNAIKYRSKERALQVSIQCSATPAGGTLFNFSDNGSGMDLNKVREDVFTLYKRFHRNIEGRGIGLFLVKTHVESLGGTIDIDSELNVGTTFTLHLD